The DNA region AATCATCCATCTACAATTTGTTAAATTCGATGTATGTGTGAAACAGTGAATCAACCAAAATGCTGCAGATAAGTAACAGAAAGTAAAAATTATACAGAACAGTCAGTTGAAAACCTGCATTGGTTCCACATTATGCTTACTCTTTCAACTCATAATGTTGAAAAGAATTATTAATTGTCCTAGTTTTCAAATTCTATATGATGGTGAGAAAATATAGAACAATCTATTTGTTGTTAATTTGAGACAAATATGATGGTGAATGGAAGATGGCGCTAAGGActcaagggtgtggcctagtggtcaatgaggTGAGAgaagaaccatgaggtctcaagtTCAAATCCCAGCGAAGACAAAAATACGaggtgatttcttctcatctGTCGAAGCTTTGGTGGGCAGAGTTATCTAGTACATGTTGCTGGTGAAAGGTGGCAAGTATCCCGTTGAATTAGTCAATGTGCGCGTAAACGGGCCTGAACATCACGGTtataacaaaaacaaaacaaaaaaatggaaGATGGCGCTAAGTAGAAACAATTGAAGAAAATTTCTTATAAGAAAACACTAAACCAGTCTTGGCTGACTGGTTTCTCTGCAGTTTAATCAAGTGTGTAGTCACAGACTAAGATCAAACAGAGATCTTAGCTCCACAAACAGTTCACAGGCCCTTCATTTATTTTCTTTCTAATCTAATTCATGCTATAGCTTATTCTTTTTCCTTAACAGCCTCAAAATCTTGAAGCTCTCCCCCGGTAACTGCTCTCCTACCCCCACCCCCCGTGAAACAAGAAAAGCCTCTGCTATTACAAAAAGTAAAAGTACCACATATACAAAATGATAACACACTAATAGAGTGCTACCACCAAAATTTGACATGCACCACTGGTTGCATTCATACAGATCCTAGCCAATCCAACACAACCATCCTCCCCTTCTTAGCACAACAATATGCAGAATGGGAAGTAGGTACACTTAAACAAGGAAACACACCAAACCGAGAAACAAGAAACACAAGGCCATGGTCAACTCATAGCAATAATCACACTGCAAGTAAAACACGACTAGAGTCTACCAATATAACTGACAAGGCTAGTTGCAATACATCTTTAGAACACGTTATGTACCACATTAAGAGATGAGGGATAGAAACGTACCCACACCCTTTGTGACTTTTCATCGATCCACTCTTTATCTTTGGTCTGATGGGTCTTCAGAAATAGCTCTTCATTTCGAAGTTCTTGCCCAGTTAGCTCCTTCTACAATCATGAGATCATTCATATACTGATAAAAATAAACAACAAAACTCGACAAATAATATTTAATACTTAAATGGATGAATAATTACATGTCTTCTTCTGTATTCAGCAAATGGAACCGATCCTCCAGTATGTAAGGATGGACCTTCTCCATTGTTACATGACATTCTATTCTTGGAGTTGATGGCTGAAATTCTTTTGAAATCATCAGAATTCCAATGCTGCATCAAGCCATCCCAATGACTTTGATTGATCCACTTTGGTATTTTCCTAGTTTTTGCAAATTCTTTTTTTGCTTTTGCCAAGGTGTCACTCAACCTTTCACTCCCGACTCGATCAAATGTCTTCCGAATTAAATGTTTATCCGCATCATGAAAAGAGTACTTTTTCTACAATCAACACAAAAACATCACATTTTGTATTTATTTATCAAGTTAAAATGCAATTTTAAATTTTAACTAAATAAGTTAGTCATATAACATTACAATTAAATATAAGTACCTCAAAGTCATTGAACCAGTGATCTCGTACAAGCTCAGGAACTTTGCTCCAAGAATACCACGAACCATTAAAGCTTTTCTTAAAGGCTACTGTTACATCCCGAACAGCGTCATGTGGGAAAAACCTACAAAGTGAATGATATGATTTTCAGATAATGAAAATTAAATGAAAAGTCATTTAACCCTCACTGTGTAATTAGAATTACTTACGTATCACCATTTACTCTCAAGGGTCTGATTTCACGGCTAATGTGTTGTCTTTCCTGCGGATCGGTAGTTCCTTGATGTGCAAGTGCTGGTTGTTGAGATGAAACATCTTTAGCAGCATGAGGCATCACTTGATACTCAACATCTTGAGAATGTTGAAAACCACTCCCCGTAGACGAAACAGCGCATTGGTAAGAATCAACACCTTGAGATGAAGGAGGTGATAATTCAGCAATAACTGTCTGAATGATATTTTGTACTTGATGGGAACTTTTTCCACCTCTATTAGCTATGCCTCCTCGATCTGCCCAACTACGTTTACGGCCTTTTCCCCTTGGCATATTTCCTACTCAAAATTCGACCAGCCGAGTAAGCACTATGAACTTGTTCAGGCTGTTGAAAGCCACTCTCACGAGACAACAGCTCAGTAGTAAGAATCAATACCTTGAGATGAAGCAGGTAGTGGTTCAGGAATATCTGCCTCAGAGATATTTTGTAGTTGTTGGGAACTTCTTCCGCCTTTACTAGCTGTGCCTCCTTGAACTGCCCAACTGCATTTACGGCCTTGTCCCCATGGCATATTTCCTGATCAAAATTCGACAAGTCGAGTAAGGACTATGAACTCGTTCAGGCTGTTGAAAAACTGCTCTCACGAGACAAAACAGCACATTGGTAAGAATCAATACCTTGAGATGAAAGAGGTGGTGGTTCAGGAATATCTGTCTGAGACATATTTTCTAGTTGTTGGCAACTTTTTCCACCTCTACTAGCTATGCCTCCTTGATCTGCCGAACTACGTTTACCGCCTTTTCCACTTGGCATATTTCCTGATCAAAATTCGACAAGACAAGTAAGGACAGAACTCGTTCAGGCTGTTGAAAACCACTCTCACGAGACAAAACAGAGCATTGGTAAGACACGATACCTTGAGATGAAGGAGGTGGTGATAGTTCAGCAATAACTGTCTGAATGATATTTTGTACTTGTCGGGAACTTTTTCCACCGTTACTAGCTATGCCTCCTTGATCTGCCCAACTACGTAAACGGCCTTTTCCCCTTGGCATATTTCCTGACCAAAATTTGACAAGCAGTAAACACTATGAACAAGGCTGTTGAAAACCACCCTCACGAGACAAAACAGCACATGGGTAAGAATCAATACCTTGAGATGGAGGAAGTGATGGTTCAAGAATATCTGTCTGAGGGATATTTTGTAGTAGTTGGGAACTTTTTCCACCACTGTCGGCTATGCCTCCCTGACTTTCCCAACTACGTTTACAGCGTCTTCCCCTTGGCATATCTCCTGATCAAAATTCGGTAAGCAAAGTAAGCACTATGAACTCGTGCAGCCTGTTGAAAACAATTCTCACGAGACGAAACAGCACATTGGTAAGAATTAGCACCTTGAGATGAAGGAGTTGATGCTTCAGGAATATCTGTCTTAGAAATATTTTCTAGTTGTTGGGAATTTATCAGGGCTTTGTTGGCTATGCTTCCTCGACCTGCCAAACTCCGTTTATGACCTTTTCCCCTTGTCATATTCCCTTACCAAAATTCGACAAGGAGAGTAAGCAATATgaactaaatatatatatatatacacagaagAGATTTTTCAATACACATGCATACCCTATATCAAATTTATCAAGCCATCACCACTTTCTGGTTAAATTATATCGTTTTTGCAATACCAATTACTCAAcagaggtaggggtaaggtctgtgtacatccTACCCACCCCAAACCCCACTGTGGGATTacaccgggtatgttgttgttgttgaataatTACTCAACAAAGGGACAAAAGAAATCTGGTAAAGTCACAGGCCTTTGAGTTCTAAGCCAGGATTAATGAGTATTGagtaacaattaaaaaaaaaaaaaaaaaaaaaaaagaacattctTCCCATGGATTTCTGCCATGAAAGAGTGCCAGAAACTTGGACTAACCAAGTCCATCTGACTTAGCAACTTTTTCTCCAAGAAGCTTGCTGACGTTCTTGCTACTGCCAAGATTTCCCAGCTGTCAATCAAGTATGTTTCTTGCAAAGACCACTTTCATATAAAATGACTGTCTGATAATATCCTATAtcaatttctttttcttcaattttatcATCTCTTTCCTAAATAAATGAAACGTCTTAAAATAAGAGGGCTAGATATTTTAGCCTCAGTTCGAAGTTCAAACATTGGTGGATCGATTTCAGAATGCCATAGAGAATCATAATCATGTACAAAACTTTTGAAAAGTAGTAACCAGTTACATAAACTATACAATAAAATTGAGTGAAAAGTAATCTTGTGAAAAGATATGTCATCTGGGAGAAGATATTACTATACTTGATTTGAAAGGTAGAAATCAGTCCTTATCCAGTACTTCTATTTCAAAAAAACAAAGTTCATGTTGGCAGCAAAGGAAGTTGAGATATTTCTGCAGAAGTAATGGAGTTCTTGTTGTTAGATCCAGTTCTTTAGGATCCATAGGTACCTTTAAGGAACCAACAGCGTTATGGAATCCAAAGTTCTCAAAGAAAAAGGAAAGACTGTTGTGCAGGTATTCCAGGCATCTCATAATACTTGTATTtgtacctatttttttttttttggtaactaaccaCTGTATTAAAAAGGGCATTGGAGGGCAGCCCCGTGCACAAAACATCCCGCATTCATCCAGGGTCTGGGTAGCACCGCACCCCAAGGGTTGTGCTGTAGACAgcctaccctaatgcaagcattagtggc from Lycium barbarum isolate Lr01 chromosome 10, ASM1917538v2, whole genome shotgun sequence includes:
- the LOC132613159 gene encoding uncharacterized protein LOC132613159; the protein is MARGRGRGRGRPRKVPLTSFGSSVGARLVVDTPNQSHAAAEVTPIQTEEPSVEDVGPSERRPDVSRKLYMSSIPSKVPNSDLVADPVTEQTNGTVATPVAGITVAAQSNGTVNPSVKGKESQDVDPPEEPWVNLFKKSRVAANGNMTRGKGHKRSLAGRGSIANKALINSQQLENISKTDIPEASTPSSQGDMPRGRRCKRSWESQGGIADSGGKSSQLLQNIPQTDILEPSLPPSQGNMPRGKGRLRSWADQGGIASNGGKSSRQVQNIIQTVIAELSPPPSSQGNMPSGKGGKRSSADQGGIASRGGKSCQQLENMSQTDIPEPPPLSSQGNMPWGQGRKCSWAVQGGTASKGGRSSQQLQNISEADIPEPLPASSQGNMPRGKGRKRSWADRGGIANRGGKSSHQVQNIIQTVIAELSPPSSQGVDSYQCAVSSTGSGFQHSQDVEYQVMPHAAKDVSSQQPALAHQGTTDPQERQHISREIRPLRVNGDTFFPHDAVRDVTVAFKKSFNGSWYSWSKVPELVRDHWFNDFEKKYSFHDADKHLIRKTFDRVGSERLSDTLAKAKKEFAKTRKIPKWINQSHWDGLMQHWNSDDFKRISAINSKNRMSCNNGEGPSLHTGGSVPFAEYRRRHKELTGQELRNEELFLKTHQTKDKEWIDEKSQRVWDMFTKSIKNNVEGTSAPRDEKGSEAEGAINSGDDETEEANEDNIVNLLQTVPDKELLNTWIDAVGLPKKKGKIYGLGLETGFRGDPLRVSSASSAAPTPTVTPQQIVETPEFEQILNRVLDQRMADMQASLQASIQTVMQEEIEVAVRAVMSRMLGFPAPRSNGSGSTSGLP